The Henckelia pumila isolate YLH828 chromosome 2, ASM3356847v2, whole genome shotgun sequence genome includes a window with the following:
- the LOC140884464 gene encoding uncharacterized protein isoform X2, translated as MDSDEDFQSIPSEEEPSPQIQLQRLKRLKKANPKSPANSSLEPTGDPLLFSSVDFSKLEALENESGAFDSNDSNSADDLSLYQESVPQGNINDNEDTNKDNVDDGSNVGVKKKTKRALEFDTEHVGDVGGRSIDIELEKEQSAEEILPEEKGSKKKNKRGKIDDTEKSVNKRSEEKERKAHLKELHSETQRILRESSGTAFKQAPVTRKPISSILEKIRKRKLELSKKFSIRNDETCISEDNNSLREKLDYDVPHISEIITVEKDMVTSGVDVQRSLTPPKLDECDDVRPINHEDVNQELNEAEPMLPFRAPLQDTEDLFDDSQSNDNAVEPDSETQSGPLDNEFVPSVLDINLKFDSVPTDDSSDDEDNDKENVDPHHVIPGGSSSIGDYVKTFVDDEAEEEDDSDHDPDHLHENEEGEDVENYKDLEDMIATEYEERPIDKETRNALHQQWLEQQDATGTDNLLQRLKCGQGIRDTILPNKELESDEDDDEGFDDDGEAQEQMVPRNSARITKKKAKQIILQMFSDKEDVYLSDNDENVDWRIAKHRLIRNEEKGTLVSPVDDEDSHEVFSLIKKLDIATGNKKRPKPSSYFDTILKGGNSNSSSKDEYQTIQFHHPISKGLERFDLSYLVGMTAVAEVLSPCLKIPQIQFLERAIQPRVLLLNLAAHRPSLAVKT; from the exons ATGGACAGCGACGAGGATTTCCAGTCAATCCCATCCGAAGAGGAACCATCTCCGCAAATTCAACTCCAGAGGCTTAAGCGCTTAAAGAAAGCCAATCCCAAATCCCCCGCGAATTCCTCACTCGAGCCAACGGGTGACCCCCTTCTGTTTTCTTCAGTTGATTTCTCTAAGTTGGAAGCGTTAGAGAATGAATCGGGAGCCTTCGATTccaacgattcgaattctgctGACGATCTATCACTATATCAAGAATCTGTCCCCCAAGGAAATATCAACGACAATGAGGATACGAATAAGGACAATGTGGATGATGGATCGAACGTAGGTGTCAAGAAGAAGACTAAGCGGGCTCTTGAGTTTGATACGGAACATGTAGGGGATGTTGGAGGACGAAGCATTGATATTGAGCTGGAGAAGGAACAATCTGCTGAAGAGATTCTTCCCGAGGAAAAAGGGAGcaagaagaagaataaaagagGAAAGATCGATGATACTGAGAAGTCTGTAAACAAGAGGAGTGAAGAGAAG GAAAGAAAGGCTCACCTAAAGGAACTTCACTCTGAAACTCAGAGAATATTACGAG AATCTAGTGGTACAGCATTTAAACAGGCTCCAGTCACAAGGAAACCAATATCATCAATTCTGGAAAAAATTCGGAAGCGGAAGCTAGAATTATCAAAAAA ATTCAGTATTCGGAATGACGAGACTTGCATTTCTGAAGACAACAACAGTTTGAGAGAAAAATTGGATTATGATGTTCCTCATATAAGTGAAATTATAACAGTAGAAAAGGACATGGTAACATCTGGCGTGGATGTGCAAAGAAGTTTAACCCCTCCCAAGTTGGATGAATGTGATGATGTGAGACCGATAAACCACGAGGATGTTAACCAG GAATTAAATGAAGCAGAACCTATGCTCCCATTTCGAGCTCCATTGCAAGATACCGAG GATCTTTTTGACGACTCACAATCAAATGATAATGCAGTTGAACCAGATTCAGAAACGCAGAGTGGTCCTCTAGACAACGAATTTGTTCCATCTGTTCTTGATATCAACTTGAAGTTTGATTCTGTTCCCACAGATGATAG TTCGGATGATGAAGACAATGACAAAGAAAATGTTGATCCCCATCATGTAATTCCTGGTGGCTCCTCTTCAATAGGTGATTATGTTAAAACCTTTGTTGATGATGAAGCCGAGGAAGAAGATGACAGTGATCATGACCCAGATCACCTACATGAAAATGAAGAAGGTGAAGATGTTGAAAATTATAAGGACCTTGAAGATATGATAGCAACTGAATATGAAGAGAGACCGATTGATAAGGAAACACGCAATGCACTACATCAGCAGTGGCTTGAACAACAAGATGCAACAGGAACTGATAACCTTCTGCAGCGATTGAAATGTGGTCAGGGAATCAGAGACACAATTTTACCAAACAAGGAACTGGAAAGtgatgaggatgatgatgaaggATTTGACGACGATGGTGAAGCACAAGAACAAATGGTCCCAAGAAATTCTGCTCGAATAACCAAAAAAAAGGCTAAGCAAATAATTTTACAGATGTTTTCTGATAAAGAAGATGTTTATTTGTCAGATAATGATGAGAACGTGGACTGGAGAATTGCAAAGCACCGCCTCATCAGAAAT GAAGAGAAGGGCACATTGGTGTCACCAGTTGATGATGAAGATTCCCATGAAGTTTTTAGCCTCATAAAGAAACTTGATATAGCGACTGGAAATAAAAAAAGGCCTAAACCATCAT CATATTTTGATACCATACTGAAAGGAGGAAACAGTAACTCCTCATCCAAG GACGAGTATCAAACCATCCAGTTCCATCATCCAATAAGCAAGGGTCTGGAACGGTTCGATCTTTCATATTTGGTAGGGATGACAGCAGTAGCCGAAGTTCTATCACCGTGTCTGAAGATACCTCAGATACA GTTTCTCGAGAGAGCCATCCAACCAAGAGTTTTGCTGCTAAATTTAGCAGCTCACAGACCAAGTTTAGCAGTAAAAACATAG
- the LOC140884464 gene encoding uncharacterized protein isoform X1, with the protein MDSDEDFQSIPSEEEPSPQIQLQRLKRLKKANPKSPANSSLEPTGDPLLFSSVDFSKLEALENESGAFDSNDSNSADDLSLYQESVPQGNINDNEDTNKDNVDDGSNVGVKKKTKRALEFDTEHVGDVGGRSIDIELEKEQSAEEILPEEKGSKKKNKRGKIDDTEKSVNKRSEEKERKAHLKELHSETQRILRESSGTAFKQAPVTRKPISSILEKIRKRKLELSKKFSIRNDETCISEDNNSLREKLDYDVPHISEIITVEKDMVTSGVDVQRSLTPPKLDECDDVRPINHEDVNQELNEAEPMLPFRAPLQDTEDLFDDSQSNDNAVEPDSETQSGPLDNEFVPSVLDINLKFDSVPTDDSSDDEDNDKENVDPHHVIPGGSSSIGDYVKTFVDDEAEEEDDSDHDPDHLHENEEGEDVENYKDLEDMIATEYEERPIDKETRNALHQQWLEQQDATGTDNLLQRLKCGQGIRDTILPNKELESDEDDDEGFDDDGEAQEQMVPRNSARITKKKAKQIILQMFSDKEDVYLSDNDENVDWRIAKHRLIRNEEKGTLVSPVDDEDSHEVFSLIKKLDIATGNKKRPKPSSYFDTILKGGNSNSSSKSSFLGRVSNHPVPSSNKQGSGTVRSFIFGRDDSSSRSSITVSEDTSDTVSRESHPTKSFAAKFSSSQTKFSSKNIDVAASTTSLLEILKRPSLRSNVCNQDTTVDLSKSIFSLKVAKKTMKIQGRS; encoded by the exons ATGGACAGCGACGAGGATTTCCAGTCAATCCCATCCGAAGAGGAACCATCTCCGCAAATTCAACTCCAGAGGCTTAAGCGCTTAAAGAAAGCCAATCCCAAATCCCCCGCGAATTCCTCACTCGAGCCAACGGGTGACCCCCTTCTGTTTTCTTCAGTTGATTTCTCTAAGTTGGAAGCGTTAGAGAATGAATCGGGAGCCTTCGATTccaacgattcgaattctgctGACGATCTATCACTATATCAAGAATCTGTCCCCCAAGGAAATATCAACGACAATGAGGATACGAATAAGGACAATGTGGATGATGGATCGAACGTAGGTGTCAAGAAGAAGACTAAGCGGGCTCTTGAGTTTGATACGGAACATGTAGGGGATGTTGGAGGACGAAGCATTGATATTGAGCTGGAGAAGGAACAATCTGCTGAAGAGATTCTTCCCGAGGAAAAAGGGAGcaagaagaagaataaaagagGAAAGATCGATGATACTGAGAAGTCTGTAAACAAGAGGAGTGAAGAGAAG GAAAGAAAGGCTCACCTAAAGGAACTTCACTCTGAAACTCAGAGAATATTACGAG AATCTAGTGGTACAGCATTTAAACAGGCTCCAGTCACAAGGAAACCAATATCATCAATTCTGGAAAAAATTCGGAAGCGGAAGCTAGAATTATCAAAAAA ATTCAGTATTCGGAATGACGAGACTTGCATTTCTGAAGACAACAACAGTTTGAGAGAAAAATTGGATTATGATGTTCCTCATATAAGTGAAATTATAACAGTAGAAAAGGACATGGTAACATCTGGCGTGGATGTGCAAAGAAGTTTAACCCCTCCCAAGTTGGATGAATGTGATGATGTGAGACCGATAAACCACGAGGATGTTAACCAG GAATTAAATGAAGCAGAACCTATGCTCCCATTTCGAGCTCCATTGCAAGATACCGAG GATCTTTTTGACGACTCACAATCAAATGATAATGCAGTTGAACCAGATTCAGAAACGCAGAGTGGTCCTCTAGACAACGAATTTGTTCCATCTGTTCTTGATATCAACTTGAAGTTTGATTCTGTTCCCACAGATGATAG TTCGGATGATGAAGACAATGACAAAGAAAATGTTGATCCCCATCATGTAATTCCTGGTGGCTCCTCTTCAATAGGTGATTATGTTAAAACCTTTGTTGATGATGAAGCCGAGGAAGAAGATGACAGTGATCATGACCCAGATCACCTACATGAAAATGAAGAAGGTGAAGATGTTGAAAATTATAAGGACCTTGAAGATATGATAGCAACTGAATATGAAGAGAGACCGATTGATAAGGAAACACGCAATGCACTACATCAGCAGTGGCTTGAACAACAAGATGCAACAGGAACTGATAACCTTCTGCAGCGATTGAAATGTGGTCAGGGAATCAGAGACACAATTTTACCAAACAAGGAACTGGAAAGtgatgaggatgatgatgaaggATTTGACGACGATGGTGAAGCACAAGAACAAATGGTCCCAAGAAATTCTGCTCGAATAACCAAAAAAAAGGCTAAGCAAATAATTTTACAGATGTTTTCTGATAAAGAAGATGTTTATTTGTCAGATAATGATGAGAACGTGGACTGGAGAATTGCAAAGCACCGCCTCATCAGAAAT GAAGAGAAGGGCACATTGGTGTCACCAGTTGATGATGAAGATTCCCATGAAGTTTTTAGCCTCATAAAGAAACTTGATATAGCGACTGGAAATAAAAAAAGGCCTAAACCATCAT CATATTTTGATACCATACTGAAAGGAGGAAACAGTAACTCCTCATCCAAG TCATCTTTCCTAGGACGAGTATCAAACCATCCAGTTCCATCATCCAATAAGCAAGGGTCTGGAACGGTTCGATCTTTCATATTTGGTAGGGATGACAGCAGTAGCCGAAGTTCTATCACCGTGTCTGAAGATACCTCAGATACA GTTTCTCGAGAGAGCCATCCAACCAAGAGTTTTGCTGCTAAATTTAGCAGCTCACAGACCAAGTTTAGCAGTAAAAACATAGATGTTGCAGCTTCTACGACCTCATTGCTCGAAATCTTGAAACGACCATCATTGCGATCCAATGTCTGTAACCAAGACACTACAGTTGATCTCTCGAAGAGTATCTTTTCTTTGAAAGTTGCAAAGAAAACAATGAAGATACAAGGAAGAAGTTAA